The Crassostrea angulata isolate pt1a10 chromosome 1, ASM2561291v2, whole genome shotgun sequence nucleotide sequence tttacattcccttaccaatgatatcaattatttacttaaataaatcgatataaattgcagatcaacattcataaaaaatattttttttcaccgataacaaagaaatcattgtttgagaactacttatgtaaatgaCATGTAAATTCTTACGCAGTGattaggtgttgcatttagaggcatttaaagatcacatattttaaaggaaaaacacagtagaatgtaaatatactgtTATAGCAACAGTAAAGCATGCCTGGTTAACCATTTTGTTAACTGTAGTAAAAACATACACCAATTTGTTGTCCAATTTTCAACACATGTCTTCACAGTCAATTATGTTTTAACAGTTTTCTACTTAatctattttataaaaaattttacTTATTTGATGAATACATTAAAATCCTTGCTTCTTAGAACAAATACAGTGATAATTGTGGAACTCAAAGAGATGGCTAGatgaaaaaatctcaaatagCAATGGACACACTCGCACAAACATCATCAAAATGTTAATGATGATGAAATGTAATGAAAAAGCTTGCAAAAGTTGATCCTTTGATATCAATTTGATAATCCTGTCAAAAATGCATTGtttctttcattaaattatttaattaacaaaacaagagaaaaaCTCCAACCAACATGTAATCTAAAGTAATCAGAGGAAATGTGATTACAAAAATGAAAAGGAATCTAATGTAATCCATTATTCTAAAATTGGATGTAATCAGTTTGTAATCCATTACTTTTGAAAGTAATAAACCCATCCCTGCTATCAAGTGGGCATTAATAAAAAGTTGTGTTAGTATTAAGTGCTCTGAAGTAAAAAGTTTGTTGGTTAGTGCTATGAAGTGGGCATTAGTAAAAGGTTTTGTGGGTAAATTCTATGAAATGGGCATTAAAGCGAGGATTTATTGGTAAGTGCTATGAAGTGGGCATTAGTAAAAGGTTTTGTTAGTAAGTGCTATGAAGTGGGTATTAGAGAAAGGTTTAGTTGGTAAATGCTATGAAGTGGGCATTAGAGACAAGTTTTGTTGGTAAATGCTCTGAAGTGGGCATTAGAGAAAGGATTTGCTTGTATATGATATGAAGTAGGTACTAGGGAAAAGTTCTGTGATGTAAAAAGGTTTTGTTTGTAAGTGCCATGAAGTGAAATCAAGTGGgcattaaagtaaaattaaattgttggAAAGTGCTATCAAGTGGGTATTAGAGGGAAGTAAATGTCAATGTAGGTAAAaactgaaaatgtatttttggcTTTAATGATTTCTctgatttataataaaaaatgtttagctCACCTGTGTTGCGGTTTTATAACTGCGGTatcttttcacacactttacatgcaaacaATATtcggaatgtaaatatatattattatactttcatgttaaatactgaaatctgattggtttagacgcagttgataatccgttctattaccctcagcgtaagCAACACACCTAGCAATGGGTagcacaacaaattgttacatgtgcgtaaattatgcgcgtacggttcaccgttgaattcacgtcatttctatataaaagcagtaaaaaattctctaaaaataagacattcagtataataaaataaatagtgcctgtttggaaggatAACAGTTAacattgacacccctcgaaaaccattgtcaacctcctcTTCGCGTCGGTTCACAATGGTTTCCttagggtgtcaatttcaactgttaccctctcaaacaggcactatttatataatggtagagtcattaaaatgaaatgagCCAAGTATTAGCAGTATATGTGACACATTATGCAACATAATTTGGATTAACATTTTACTGGGTtggatttaaaatttgaagtgAATTAATCAAAAACATGTTGATTGAAGTTAATTTATCCAAATCATGTTGATTTTCATCTTTTAAGAGAAATTTTGCTGAGACTGCCATGTACTTATTTACCGCTATGGAATCAGTACATCATGTTAGGGCCacacagaaatttttttttactggtcgTTTGAGCTGTCAATTAGAGATTAGTTTTCTggtcaattgaaaatataaattctaaaagTCGTACTGAACCAATCTGTCCTGGGTATAAGTAGGAAAAGATTTAGAAACAACTTGATTACCATATACTTAAAGAGCAGGTGCTATTGACAATGCTCTTGATAAAGCACTAATTCAGATCCCTGACTTTAGGTCCCAGATCATTCGACTTTCAATAATTTCCATCAGTATATTGTAATTCTGAGAATTGTTGAAGGCACTAGGAGAAGAAGTTACAAATCATAAACCCTATATTTCAGTGTTATAAAAGATGTAGAAAATaccaaataaaagaaatatgatgCATTAATATCATGGTTTGATAAGTGATCTGATAACCTGCTGGGGGGATATCTAATCTGACTTGAGTGAATGTGATGGTTTGGAGAGATATGTTGACAATAAGTTTGTGTGTGAATGCCTACAAGGAAGTTACAAGGCAAGGTGAGAGGCAGTCTCTGATTGGCCGTCTATTTCTTGTTGGTCCAGTGATGGCTCGCGTTGTTTTGTTCGGGGACTCTAAGTGAGGTGTGGACACCAGCGTATTACAGACTGTGGACCATTTTTACACTTTGAACAAATTTGTAATGAGTGCATTCcatcaaatttataaaattactacAAATGGGGAAATTGTTACTCTGGTCAATCAGGCATGGAATTTTAGCATGGGGAGTTTGACAggtatgaatttttattttgtgttcTGTATGactttatttgttatttatttattttttttagatgagattggggatattttttatttttccaggAAGCAATGTAGTTGCATATCAATACTGTTAGTAAACATCTGCTGGGGTTTATTGTTCGTTTATAAAAATACGACTCTGCTTATCTAAGGATTAtacaaaaaatttttgttttttcttctgatTTAAACTTACAAATTCCGGTTgtcatttttgaagaaaaacattGTGTTTATTTAATACCAGGATATCAGATGTTTTTGTGAAACTTTGCAGGTACATGTTTATCAAAGTGTTCATGTTAAAAGCCTTAGTTTTCCAAGAATTGAGGTATATAGCCACTTAAGTAGAAACAGCaactattgaaaaaatatttaaaaccaaCCTCATAGTTGATTCTGGGAACTTTTTCATCACAGATAAATCTAAGATACTAGggtttttctttataattcaaatatattacttgaaaaacattaaagaaatacatttaaatgaattatttacccaaaatatatttaaaatacaagatatttAATTCAAACCAATTGTTAATAAACTTTAGGTGCTATAGAGAATGACATCATTACAAAGAATAACATTATACCCTATGATGCATTGTTTCCGTCTGTTTAACTTACCACAAAGGTAATCTACAACTAAATACAGTGACTTTGTGACAATGCACAATCTGTTGGTTTCTCCCTATCCAGCTAATTACATATAGAAGAGTAGAATGAACTGCTTAATTATTCCCACAGTAATTTAACTGAATAATTTGATCATTGTTTACCTTTCCTCGGAAACATTGTTTTGCAATAAACTTTGTTAAAACATAAAGGGTTACATAAGTTCATTATAATGTAAAACTTAATTCAAGAAATGCAGGTTTCTGCAATGCCTGGGGCATGCATACGATGGATGCATTgatgttttgtgttttatgatggctTAAGGATGCACAAGAGGCGTGAATCAAGCAATGGTTCTAAGCCCTCGGGACCCAAGTTCTTAGTGATCTTGTATGGCCCCGTTGAGTGTACCGGTTTTGGTGTGAAAGAAGACATCCTTGGTGTTACTTATGTGTGTTTGTTGTGatacaaatttaattaaagGTTTACATCATTGTCAATAGGTAAGGTACTGTATAATTGTATTTGAATCTTATTTCTGTGGCCATTACAGTTCTTCGGCAATATGATTGTAATGTAATGGTTAAGAAAAACTGGGAGAATGATACAGTGTACTCGCCTTTTTCCGGCTTTTTGCTGGTTATTTGTTACAATCTGTCACCAATGTGGCTTTGCATATATcttgaaatttatttaatgcaTGTTATGTCACAAATGATGTGTCAACCAGCGATTTAGCATAGTCGTAGTACAAAGGTGAGGGCAGTATATTGgattttgttttatgatttagTAATATCTCTAGGTATATTATCACAGTGTAGAAAAATGTACAGAGCATTTACATGATTGTAGATATTCAATTCTTACAGAAATTTCAGTTGGTAAAACAATCTGGGTGATTTAGATAGAATCGCTATTGTTactgtatatatgatataattgtaaatattcatttgacCTCTGTACGTGTATTGATGATGGATGTATGATACTAGCTCCTTGTTTGCCTGTCTACCACAGATTTATAGCAgtatagatatatacatgttcTGGTACTGAGGTTTATCAGTTTCATCATAAAGACCATAGGACAGTTGTTATAATTGTATATATGAAGTGAAAGAATTTGTACAACATCCAGTTGACCTTTTGGTCTCCGCTTTGCAAACTTTGCaactaaaaaaaataggtttctTAAAGAATCATCATCTGAATACTGAGAATTGTATTGGGAATCTGTGTCTTGCTTAATTATCATCGCTGATATTGGGTTTTATGAACAAGACTTGTTTGAACCATTGTTGTTATGTTCATTGCtggtacatatattttaattttatttagaacaatTGTCCATATTGTGATTGTTGTGCTCTGTTGTCTATATGATGATTTTTACGTTCTGTTTTCAGTGCCTGGAGTCTAAGAAGACCTCCCATGGCCGTAACACACTGACTCTGTTTGAGGAGTATATCAAGAGTCGAGACTCCTCCGTGAACGCCGTGATGAAAGCGCTGGAGAGCATGGAACGCAAGGACGCACTGGAGGTTCTACAGAACTCCATTCCTGGTAAAGAGTGATAGGTCTTAATACTTAGCTTCCTTCTTCCTCTTTCTACCTGTGTATAATGTTCTGTGAATTGAAATATATAAGGAagtattgaaattaaaaatggcTTTAGTGAAAGAAAGGTCATTTTAAAGGTCTTTTGAATTCTGGGTAGGAAAATCTACTGGACAGAATCTTTGTGTTTTAAATGACAGTCTTTGTGTTTCAATAAATGAGTCTTAGTATTTAACTGTATCTGATGAATAGCTGCAAATGCTCTATTCCTTACAGATTTAGATTGGATAATGCTCAACTTTTTCACTTAGAAAAATCCAACTTTTACACTACGTGTTGTAAAACATTCACTTTTCCTTTTGTAAAGTTTCCAAAGAAAACCATTCATCTCTTCCTCTAATGTTGAGTTTGCTTTGTCTGTTATTTCAGAGATTCAGAGGCGGTACGATGCTGAGATGAAGTTGAGCCTAAAGATGGAGCCCCAGGAGCACTCGGAGTGCCCGCCTTGTTATTCTTCCTATACCAGGGATTCCATACCACATTCTCACCACTCCAGCTTTGGCCATTTTGGTGTACCTTATCCCCACATGAACCCCCATATGAATATTGTAGGACCTTCTCATTCCAATGCTTACAGCAATCTGGAGCATGACATGCCCAAGAAAATTAATACCTCAACAGCTTTCTCAAAGCGTGTCACTAAAGGGGTTTTACGCATGAGGGATTACAATCATTCAGCAAATCACACACATATGTCCACCAATGTTCGTGGAGGAAGCATGGCTGTTCAAGTGGACAGACGCGATAATTACACCAGCGACGAGATCGAGATGGGTGAGTTATCGAGCCATCTCCGAGATGACCCGGCACCAATGGCTGCCGTTCTTCTCCGGAAACAATACATGAACCCCCTGAATCATGTTCAAAGGAACATGATGAATTCACAAGACATGTCCGTTGCCAGTGAGGAAGTAGTGGGGACCAGTCCTGGCTTTCAAGAGCCTATGGCTCCAAAGCATGGCTCCCTGAAAAGACAGAACTCTGTGGAGTCCAATGCAAGGCAGCCAATGAATGAAATGCAGGCTAAGAAATTGGATTCAAACAAAAAGCTTGCACTGAACATCCCTATCTCATACAACAGAACTGCCATGCAGTCAATGAAACCCCAAGATGCCTTCATTAGCCCAAGTCCCAGTCAGACCCCAACCTCTTCCTCTTCCCAGAATCCATTAGAAAAGCTCCAGCAGATCACTGGCTCCAACTCTTACATGCCGGACGAGAAGTACCAAAGCATGATAGAAGAGAAGAACCGCGAGGAGATGCTGTACAATGGGAACAGATTTGGATCGGAGGAGTTGTTTAAGAAAAGCCCAATGTCCTCTTGTCAATACGAGGCTGAGATGAAGAAAGGGGTCATGGGACAGCCAGGTGGAGAGTGGTTTAACTTTAAACCAGGCGTTAGGGGGCACCACCAGGTGGCCAACCATCTAAGGCTGATGAAGGACCAGGGCCCAAGAACCTTCCCCCTGAGGTCCAAGTCCCTAACCATGTGTGAAGGGGGCGAGAGTGATTCTCAGGACCACACCAATCTGTCCAAGTCACAATCCATGCCTCATGACATGAAACCAGCCGAGTACAGGAAAGGTGAGTCAGTGAGGGTGCTGATTCAGTAGGGTCTGGTCACTCAATGAACTGGTCACTCAGTTCACTGATTAAGTGAAGGATTGGATGAAAGATTGAATGAGAGTTAAGTTTAGAATGGTTATGAGCCGTATGAGTTATGTAAATGGCAAATCAgcttttagttttgttttagatagaaataataaatagagtattaaaattatcaaaatgattgttAGTCGACACATAAACATAGTAATttgttgggggaggggggggcaaTAACAGAGTTTGCTGTTTAAAAATGAGCCCATATGCCACATTTTTGATGTTCAATTAACTCTGTGtttaaagagttatctctctttttattttacaaagaacATGTCATAAACTTTCTTTAAATCATTTGCTGAAAACAAGTGTTTTTTCTTTCCAGCATTTCGGCACATTAAGGTTTTTGTGACGTACTCTGCAGAATCAAAGCGTCACATACAGAAGGTGCTGAATCTCTGCCGCTGTATTGAGAAGAATGGGTTTACTTGTTGTATGGACATGTATGACCGCCGAATGCCAACAGAAGACAAGTTAGGCTGGGTCAAGGAGAGGTTTGATGAGGTGAGAATTCACAAAGGAGAAAGTCAGTTTTTTTATGTCAGAATAAGTTGTATTCTTTTTGCTCAATTCTTTGCATATGCATGAGTGTTAGTTCTAAATGAAAGTGCTCTTTTGTgtcaatttttgggagttgatttttaatcaactctcctatgcagtcacgcggacaaaccgaaagtgaaacagtgtttggacctcagcacaaatcattgctcctgaaaagacttagttcttgaaaataattgatgaattcgatgtaatgtatggtaaagcattgtttttcaaggaaacgtatttacaaatacctttaaaatagtcagattttaaatggtacgaacaatttaaatattttttgtaatcgtatgtattcctacgccagagttcaatatagtctcgttcaactcgacgctcggctgtctccgtaaacccttgtcggagatttacggtgtcagccgagcgtttggttgaacgagactagagttcaatattgcttggatccatacaattttcgagaaatatttctaccactgatacatagtttgattgaattaattttatctttaaatattatttaacatgattcatatggaggtttctcgacattctagtcacaaaaatttaaaaattcatattataaaaatatgcgtaattcaaattagaaacaacgtatatatgtacttgtcatgcaaaatgacatatcattgattttaaaataaataaacattgacaaaatcaactcccgccagttcttcagtactttgattgagaACATGATGTGGGATGTACTGGACTactaaaataatttatgtttatttattaagttttatttgtttaacaagaaatatacaGTGCAATTTTTTagcatattaattttaaaaaactggatgaaaaatgaaagattttatctaatagaatcatttttttatctGATTGACAAGCCAGTATATGGGTCCGAAATTTCCCTTTTTTGCAGGCTGACTTTATTCTGATCTGTGTGTCAGAGACGTACATAAATGAGACAGAGAGAGGTCAATCAGAGGTCACTGAGTCGACCAGCGACAAACAGCTACACACCGACTACATCTACCAGCTGATGGTGATGGAGTATAATCAGATCGGACGGAACCGCCGCTTTATCCCCGTCATGCTGGACGGCACCACAGAGGAACATATCCCTTCCTGGTTACAGAACACTCTTGTCTACAAGTGGCCCCTACATTTCCGTGACCTTCTGTGGTTCCTGACCAAACCGGAGACAAGGATCAAAGCAAAGACTCTGACAGAGCAGAAGTCCTCGGAGGAGGAAGAGGAAATGGTGCCCGATTCACCCCCAGCTGCTGCAGCAACATAAAGAGGATTTTATGTGTGCTGCTACAGCAACCTTGGATAATTTTCATTGCTGGCTGCTAGCTGCTAGTTTCATCGTGGGCTGTTGCAGCAACACTAGAAAAGTGTCACCGCTATCTGCCTCAACAACAAATCAGTGCTGGCTGCAGCGACAATgtgaaaacaaatacatatacatgttgcCTCTCAAGACTTGCTGAATGCCAGCTATTACAGCAACATAGAGAAAAGCAAGGCTTCTTAAACTGGCTTATATTGATGATAAAAAAGATTACGGGATGAAAGAAAGCTTGTGAAATTTCAAATGGAAAAAGAAAcactataatattttataaggTTGCTATAAGGTTATATTTATGtacaaaagaaaatgaaatagcTCTCCTTACTTTGGATTTCAGCTCAAAAAATGAGTAATCTGACATCGGGCCCCTGATTGTTATGGCGGCTGATACACAGCCATATTTGTTTCTGATGTCTCGTAGGTCAAGGTCACCTGTCTGTTGTTTGTTGTGTCCCTTTACTGTGTATCTTGGTAAATGATCTCGGATCTCTATCAGGTTGACTAAGACTAGAAGTGAGCGACTGTTATTGTGCCATAGAATCTTACTAAACAATCAAAATCATGCACTTAGTGCTTTGTACATAGGTTTGGCTTCACTGGTTCAGGTAGCAAGCAATTCATCTCCTATTCTTCTTCTAGAGATTTTGCAACATTTAAATGAAACGAGATATTGTAGTAATTTGCTATTATAACAGAACTGTAAAGTTTTTAATTGCCATTTTTAACTTGCAATAGAGTTACAGAACCGAtatgtttttgatattaaaGTTTGGTAATGAAATAAGCTTTGATAATAGGTGCTTTGAGACATATTTAATTGAATCATTGTCAGCCTGTCTGCATTCTCTCCCACTGCAATCGTTTTGATTCGTTTATTAGATAAGTATATTATATAGAGAACATATTAGAATATTATCACCATATTTTGGTTTTACAGGgttaattaagaaatgaactcaatgtctaccctagttatacgagtataacctgggttagGACAATtaacgctttataatccgctaAGCGGATTATAAATAAGTGTAAATTGCTCCAATTCaggtataacttgggtagatattgagttcattccttgtaatttaattttctgtacaaATTAATTCcgtttcacttttaaaaatgatattaatctgttaaaaattcaaatgtaacgtcaagcggattagtacgtttttgacgttggtACATTGTGATGTgtaaaccaggttatacaaatttaactaaatttttctatccaatcaaatgccacgttacaaccagaattaaattattgattGGTATTCTAGAGATTCCTTTGTACTGGgatgtttgaaaaatcaaaagCTAATTAATGAGGATTTAAACTATGAGTTAATTATGTTACGGTCACAAATAACTCAACAAAATACATCTGAGTATATGCTTAAGATATTGTATTGATCGAAGAAATCTTGGGAGAATGATATGAAATAgtgttttttatctttaattgttaAATAGCACATGTAGTAAGATAAGACTGGATAAAGCATATTATTGTGATATCGGTTATGTAGGTGTAAGCATGTATGGTGCGTTAAGATTATTTACGTGTTAAACATtgtgtttttatgtatttatgaagatttatGTTAATAGTGTAATGAGCCATCATACAAGGGAGAAGTGCTTCATACTAATATATATTGCAAAGACATCATGGTGGATTTCTTTGAAGAGAACAAAGTTTATATTTAAGTTATGGCGTGTATTTCATACAGATGTTACTGGCATGTTACGTGATTTTTATAAGCGATGGCGTAAAACTATTAATGTGTTTATGTTAGATAGATTTATGTATCTATCAAGTCATTTATATATGTACTTGGAATCATTCttgttattttatctttttattttgagagggggtgggtggggatGATCGGATCTTTTATTATTGGAAGAAAACCAAGGAGTGTCACTGATCTGCATTAAAATCTGTTTTGATATcacaatgtttataaaatattgttatccAAAGAATGGTCTGACTTTAAGAAATGTTGCTGTGTACTTAAGTACatcaacaaaatattgtaaaaaaatcattttaatgcaGTATAATCATCTTTTTCTTCTGTTTCAACTGTTTTCATGTTAATGACACATTTTAAGCATGTTTATcagtatttgtttgatttcattcCAGTTTGCTGCatattatatactttttaaacatattatgtATATGATTAAACGTGCATTCCATTTTTATTATTCTAGATTCCAGATTATGgcatcatttatcatttttaagtataaaaaaatttttactCGGCATTCCACCGAAAGCGGCGGGCATTCCCTTGTTTTTGTGTTTGATCATTTTTCATGCattccaatttttaaaatcaattgtttTATTAGAAATTCATGTTATTgattcattcaaaatattttttttctgttttaatttttgtcttttttatgTAATTGTAACATTTCACatcacagaacttgtttaagtTCCTGAATTTGGCCATGCTTGAAGTGGATGTTGCCTTGTCCTTTGGTTTGATGGGCTTGTGCAATATAAGGAAGATATTCGGGAAAAAGAAATATGGTGATAAAATAAACATGGATGGATGGAGGACTAggagaatataaaatttataagatTTATAGTAGCTTTGTGAATGGATTGAGCtatattttattgtacaacaatcCAAATCCAAAGACCTAGGCTTTACATTATCATTTCTATTAAGTCTGTGATTTCTAATGACTTTCAGATGTTTGTCTCCATATTGTAAATCTTAAATGATAGTGATGTCACAGAGGGAGGATGTACACTTGTATTGCCATGCCTTTACATCCTTGCTGAAATTGATATCACTGAGCAGGAAGGATTATTGCCCTGCCTTGTACATCCTTGATAACATTGACATTACTTCTGGTAGAATATATTGCCCTGCATAGTATATTCTTGCTGACAGTGATATCACTGTGAGGGTATTTGCCCTGTCTTGTACACCCTTGCTAACAGTGACATTACTTCAGGTAGAATGTATTGCCCTGCTTTGTACATCCTTACAAACAGTAATATCACTGGAAGGATATTGCATTGTCAGGGTTTGATGGAGTTTGTCTTTATGTCGTTTTACCCTGGAGTTGATACATCTGTTACATTATTTTTCTCATGTTGGTCATAATGTGTAGAATTCAAGCATTCATTACATGGGTATTTTTGGCtccttctttgattttattcattgttatatataaaatatatgtaataaaattgtattttaattctaaaaacttGTGTGCTTTATTATTAAGTACAGtttgttttcaaagaaattctcaGAAGATGCACTGGAAGAAAGCAGTTAAACTGTTCTTGATTTTTCTAATATTGACATTGGATTGCCTATTTCCCATTTTGCAGTTTACTCAGAATATTAAACTTCATACAATATAAGGATGGTAACAAACTAAGTCATCTTTTAACTTTTAACCATAGCCTTTCTTGTGGCTATGACTTCATTATTCCCTATGTTGTGTTTACTTCAGTTTCATAGATATTGTTCAAGATATCTTTACCAAACACTATATACTGACACAAATTGGTAAGGAAAgtttttagaaaattgattctgtcaatcattataaatataaatactgtCAACTCGGATCATGTGAAAGACgaatttttgttttcagtttGCAGTCAAAATCCACCAAAAGGCGGAACATTATTCCTTAGGTTATATTGTTGGTGAACAGGTCACAAAGATTTATTTCCGCATTTAccatttgtataaaaattaaagtagAATAACACATCATAATAAAAttgctgacctctgatcgaaacgacatttcgtttcaTTAACCGGGTTTTCAATAGGAAAAACCATGTTATTGAAATGATGTAAATGGTGGGCGGGTAAGGGTACCCTTGTTGTACGGAttactcctcctacagttttcaagattagaaattgttgttttgtggatcaattgtacttatatcAGGTgagcatattgctaggattttgattcctgattatttatgaaaaaaataccagatgTTGAACTTAGGAATTTTTTCGCAGaatattgcccctattgtacggataactcctcctacacttttcaagataggaagttgttgttt carries:
- the LOC128180175 gene encoding uncharacterized protein LOC128180175 isoform X1 — protein: MKEIPFRFVGYKVWTELANKLDPDTGLIGNNWRMLAEKLGYSTEVILCLESKKTSHGRNTLTLFEEYIKSRDSSVNAVMKALESMERKDALEVLQNSIPEIQRRYDAEMKLSLKMEPQEHSECPPCYSSYTRDSIPHSHHSSFGHFGVPYPHMNPHMNIVGPSHSNAYSNLEHDMPKKINTSTAFSKRVTKGVLRMRDYNHSANHTHMSTNVRGGSMAVQVDRRDNYTSDEIEMGELSSHLRDDPAPMAAVLLRKQYMNPLNHVQRNMMNSQDMSVASEEVVGTSPGFQEPMAPKHGSLKRQNSVESNARQPMNEMQAKKLDSNKKLALNIPISYNRTAMQSMKPQDAFISPSPSQTPTSSSSQNPLEKLQQITGSNSYMPDEKYQSMIEEKNREEMLYNGNRFGSEELFKKSPMSSCQYEAEMKKGVMGQPGGEWFNFKPGVRGHHQVANHLRLMKDQGPRTFPLRSKSLTMCEGGESDSQDHTNLSKSQSMPHDMKPAEYRKAFRHIKVFVTYSAESKRHIQKVLNLCRCIEKNGFTCCMDMYDRRMPTEDKLGWVKERFDEADFILICVSETYINETERGQSEVTESTSDKQLHTDYIYQLMVMEYNQIGRNRRFIPVMLDGTTEEHIPSWLQNTLVYKWPLHFRDLLWFLTKPETRIKAKTLTEQKSSEEEEEMVPDSPPAAAAT
- the LOC128180175 gene encoding uncharacterized protein LOC128180175 isoform X2 yields the protein MKALESMERKDALEVLQNSIPEIQRRYDAEMKLSLKMEPQEHSECPPCYSSYTRDSIPHSHHSSFGHFGVPYPHMNPHMNIVGPSHSNAYSNLEHDMPKKINTSTAFSKRVTKGVLRMRDYNHSANHTHMSTNVRGGSMAVQVDRRDNYTSDEIEMGELSSHLRDDPAPMAAVLLRKQYMNPLNHVQRNMMNSQDMSVASEEVVGTSPGFQEPMAPKHGSLKRQNSVESNARQPMNEMQAKKLDSNKKLALNIPISYNRTAMQSMKPQDAFISPSPSQTPTSSSSQNPLEKLQQITGSNSYMPDEKYQSMIEEKNREEMLYNGNRFGSEELFKKSPMSSCQYEAEMKKGVMGQPGGEWFNFKPGVRGHHQVANHLRLMKDQGPRTFPLRSKSLTMCEGGESDSQDHTNLSKSQSMPHDMKPAEYRKAFRHIKVFVTYSAESKRHIQKVLNLCRCIEKNGFTCCMDMYDRRMPTEDKLGWVKERFDEADFILICVSETYINETERGQSEVTESTSDKQLHTDYIYQLMVMEYNQIGRNRRFIPVMLDGTTEEHIPSWLQNTLVYKWPLHFRDLLWFLTKPETRIKAKTLTEQKSSEEEEEMVPDSPPAAAAT